A region from the Malus domestica chromosome 07, GDT2T_hap1 genome encodes:
- the LOC103439750 gene encoding low-temperature-induced 65 kDa protein isoform X1 yields the protein MESQHVGTPPGEEEEKSVFQKVRDKAKKMKNKFTKHGQGHELDHHDPDEEDGEEEEDLEVHDATTTGSRATGQGDIPKVPMAEFGGTKGTARYDHDPKVPHLEKTDPKKDGVPAASQRTTQIHSVQPAVTPMHDEVLEPRPNYHASTTESLVGHDQIPTQQPKVDFGKTSVMGKAPNAPQNTPLPSLGEYKSKGADQSQTFVSGKEGHLGQSREHIPVSSLGGDYQKTNVADPRQTSVTGKEGHPGQTRVPLHHRGSDDRTPISSRGDNQKTNVTDPSHTSVTGNEGHFGQSKVNLDRPRGLEEDPNAHMADPLAFTPSNDQTKVTGPTNAGGDEIGITPILRSFDKMSMHAGDTKPSNQGSSYTEKASSAASAIADKATSAKNAVASTLGYGGGNNDQREDVNPYTSSPENDSTKSGLHHDVGTNQNLGTGSHDQFCSTHPPNQGGSYTEKVSSATSAVADKSISAEKAVASKLGYGGGNKDQHEFVKPQASSYQTTGTGQNLSTPENPSNQGSYTGKISSATNAISGTAVSAKNVVASKLGYGGATDQQQPGDHAAVRSGSAAPEQQGKGITAPVTEKPTTVYEKVAGAGSTLMSMLPGSTGTAGKEEIHQGTATTRGEYDKAGKDYLSEKLKPGEEDRALSEVISENSHEGKAEQPRSGARPVGKVTESEEVSRRLGPDYGAEEVQQSGYGKVMADTLRGAVGSLFGKADQTTASPESLGSSTGTEGFSSSGGGVAERGGRGGVEKQRLEESGK from the exons ATGGAGTCGCAACACGTCGGGACGCCCCCAG GCGAAGAGGAGGAGAAGTCGGTTTTCCAGAAGGTAAGGGACAaggcgaagaagatgaagaacaaGTTCACAAAGCATGGTCAAGGCCATGAACTCGATCATCACGATCCCGACGAGGaagatggtgaagaagaagaagaccttGAAGTGCATGATGCAACAA CAACTGGAAGCCGTGCTACGGGGCAAGGAGACATTCCGAAGGTACCAATGGCAGAATTTGGAGGCACGAAAGGAACAGCGAGGTACGATCACGACCCCAAAGTGCCGCATTTGGAGAAGACTGATCCGAAGAAGGATGGCGTACCCGCTGCAAGTCAACGCACTACGCAAATTCATTCCGTTCAGCCAGCAGTGACACCCATGCACGACGAGGTTCTCGAGCCTAGGCCAAATTACCATGCCTCAACGACGGAGTCTCTCGTTGGGCATGATCAAATTCCAACCCAACAGCCCAAAGTCGATTTCGGGAAAACATCTGTAATGGGGAAAGCACCTAATGCCCCACAGAACACTCCTCTGCCTTCTTTGGGAGAGTACAAGTCCAAGGGTGCTGACCAAAGTCAAACTTTCGTTTCTGGGAAAGAAGGGCATTTAGGTCAATCTAGGGAGCACATCCCTGTTTCttcccttggaggagattaccAGAAAACCAATGTCGCTGACCCAAGGCAGACTTCTGTTACTGGGAAAGAAGGGCATCCAGGTCAAACCAGGGTCCCTTTGCACCACCGGGGATCGGACGATCGCACCCCTATTTCCAGTCGTGGAGACAACCAGAAGACCAATGTCACAGACCCAAGTCATACTTCTGTTACCGGAAACGAAGGGCATTTCGGGCAGTCCAAGGTAAACTTGGACCGACCAAGAGGATTGGAGGAGGATCCAAATGCTCATATGGCCGACCCTCTAGCGTTTACTCCTTCAAATGATCAGACTAAAGTTACTGGTCCTACTAATGCTG GTGGGGATGAAATTGGAATTACACCGATTCTCCGCTCGTTTGATAAGATGAGCATGCATGCTGGAGATACCAAGCCATCGAACCAGGGCAGTAGTTACACCGAGAAAGCTTCATCTGCCGCATCCGCTATTGCTGACAAGGCGACATCTGCAAAAAACGCTGTGGCATCCACGTTAGGATATGGCGGAGGGAACAATGATCAACGTGAAGATGTTAATCCTTATACTTCTTCTCCAGAAAATGATTCAACTAAATCAG GATTACACCATGATGTTGGAACAAATCAAAACCTGGGCACTGGAAGCCATGATCAATTTTGTTCTACTCACCCACCGAACCAGGGCGGTAGTTACACAGAAAAAGTTTCATCCGCCACGTCCGCCGTTGCCGACAAGTCAATATCTGCAGAAAAGGCCGTCGCTTCCAAGCTTGGATATGGAGGCGGGAACAAGGATCAGCACGAATTTGTTAAGCCTCAGGCTTCCAGTTATCAAACTACAG GAACAGGACAAAATCTAAGCACTCCTGAGAATCCATCAAACCAGGGGAGCTATACTGGGAAAATATCATCAGCCACTAATGCTATTTCCGGTACAGCAGTTTCTGCGAAAAACGTCGTCGCTTCCAAGCTAGGATATGGCGGCGCGACTGACCAACAGCAACCTGGAGATCACGCAGCCGTCAGGTCCGGATCAGCTGCACCTGAGCAACAGGGTAAGGGCATTACAGCCCCAGTTACTGAGAAGCCGACAACTGTCTATGAGAAGGTTGCCGGGGCAGGGAGCACCCTGATGTCGATGCTCCCTGGCAGTACAGGGACAGCTGGCAAAGAAGAAATCCACCAGGGTACTGCTACTACCCGGGGCGAGTATGACAAAGCCGGGAAGGACTATTTGTCTGAGAAGTTGAAGCCCGGTGAGGAGGACAGGGCGCTTTCTGAGGTCATATCGGAAAACTCGCATGAGGGTAAGGCCGAGCAGCCTCGGAGTGGTGCTAGGCCTGTCGGGAAAGTGACTGAGTCCGAGGAGGTGAGTAGGCGGTTGGGGCCGGATTATGGGGCTGAGGAGGTCCAGCAGTCTGGCTATGGGAAGGTTATGGCGGATACGCTTAGAGGGGCTGTTGGTTCGTTGTTTGGGAAAGCTGATCAAACCACTGCTTCTCCAGAGTCCCTTGGTTCTTCAACTG GTACAGAGGGTTTCTCTAGTTCTGGCGGTGGAGTGGCGGAGCGCGGAGGTCGCGGCGGTGTGGAGAAGCAGAGACTTGAAGAGTCCGGGAAGTGA
- the LOC103439750 gene encoding low-temperature-induced 65 kDa protein isoform X3: MESQHVGTPPGEEEEKSVFQKVRDKAKKMKNKFTKHGQGHELDHHDPDEEDGEEEEDLEVHDATTTGSRATGQGDIPKVPMAEFGGTKGTARYDHDPKVPHLEKTDPKKDGVPAASQRTTQIHSVQPAVTPMHDEVLEPRPNYHASTTESLVGHDQIPTQQPKVDFGKTSVMGKAPNAPQNTPLPSLGEYKSKGADQSQTFVSGKEGHLGQSREHIPVSSLGGDYQKTNVADPRQTSVTGKEGHPGQTRVPLHHRGSDDRTPISSRGDNQKTNVTDPSHTSVTGNEGHFGQSKVNLDRPRGLEEDPNAHMADPLAFTPSNDQTKVTGPTNAGGDEIGITPILRSFDKMSMHAGDTKPSNQGSSYTEKASSAASAIADKATSAKNAVASTLGYGGGNNDQREDVNPYTSSPENDSTKSGLHHDVGTNQNLGTGSHDQFCSTHPPNQGGSYTEKVSSATSAVADKSISAEKAVASKLGYGGGNKDQHEFVKPQASSYQTTGQNLSTPENPSNQGSYTGKISSATNAISGTAVSAKNVVASKLGYGGATDQQQPGDHAAVRSGSAAPEQQGKGITAPVTEKPTTVYEKVAGAGSTLMSMLPGSTGTAGKEEIHQGTATTRGEYDKAGKDYLSEKLKPGEEDRALSEVISENSHEGKAEQPRSGARPVGKVTESEEVSRRLGPDYGAEEVQQSGYGKVMADTLRGAVGSLFGKADQTTASPESLGSSTGTEGFSSSGGGVAERGGRGGVEKQRLEESGK, translated from the exons ATGGAGTCGCAACACGTCGGGACGCCCCCAG GCGAAGAGGAGGAGAAGTCGGTTTTCCAGAAGGTAAGGGACAaggcgaagaagatgaagaacaaGTTCACAAAGCATGGTCAAGGCCATGAACTCGATCATCACGATCCCGACGAGGaagatggtgaagaagaagaagaccttGAAGTGCATGATGCAACAA CAACTGGAAGCCGTGCTACGGGGCAAGGAGACATTCCGAAGGTACCAATGGCAGAATTTGGAGGCACGAAAGGAACAGCGAGGTACGATCACGACCCCAAAGTGCCGCATTTGGAGAAGACTGATCCGAAGAAGGATGGCGTACCCGCTGCAAGTCAACGCACTACGCAAATTCATTCCGTTCAGCCAGCAGTGACACCCATGCACGACGAGGTTCTCGAGCCTAGGCCAAATTACCATGCCTCAACGACGGAGTCTCTCGTTGGGCATGATCAAATTCCAACCCAACAGCCCAAAGTCGATTTCGGGAAAACATCTGTAATGGGGAAAGCACCTAATGCCCCACAGAACACTCCTCTGCCTTCTTTGGGAGAGTACAAGTCCAAGGGTGCTGACCAAAGTCAAACTTTCGTTTCTGGGAAAGAAGGGCATTTAGGTCAATCTAGGGAGCACATCCCTGTTTCttcccttggaggagattaccAGAAAACCAATGTCGCTGACCCAAGGCAGACTTCTGTTACTGGGAAAGAAGGGCATCCAGGTCAAACCAGGGTCCCTTTGCACCACCGGGGATCGGACGATCGCACCCCTATTTCCAGTCGTGGAGACAACCAGAAGACCAATGTCACAGACCCAAGTCATACTTCTGTTACCGGAAACGAAGGGCATTTCGGGCAGTCCAAGGTAAACTTGGACCGACCAAGAGGATTGGAGGAGGATCCAAATGCTCATATGGCCGACCCTCTAGCGTTTACTCCTTCAAATGATCAGACTAAAGTTACTGGTCCTACTAATGCTG GTGGGGATGAAATTGGAATTACACCGATTCTCCGCTCGTTTGATAAGATGAGCATGCATGCTGGAGATACCAAGCCATCGAACCAGGGCAGTAGTTACACCGAGAAAGCTTCATCTGCCGCATCCGCTATTGCTGACAAGGCGACATCTGCAAAAAACGCTGTGGCATCCACGTTAGGATATGGCGGAGGGAACAATGATCAACGTGAAGATGTTAATCCTTATACTTCTTCTCCAGAAAATGATTCAACTAAATCAG GATTACACCATGATGTTGGAACAAATCAAAACCTGGGCACTGGAAGCCATGATCAATTTTGTTCTACTCACCCACCGAACCAGGGCGGTAGTTACACAGAAAAAGTTTCATCCGCCACGTCCGCCGTTGCCGACAAGTCAATATCTGCAGAAAAGGCCGTCGCTTCCAAGCTTGGATATGGAGGCGGGAACAAGGATCAGCACGAATTTGTTAAGCCTCAGGCTTCCAGTTATCAAACTACAG GACAAAATCTAAGCACTCCTGAGAATCCATCAAACCAGGGGAGCTATACTGGGAAAATATCATCAGCCACTAATGCTATTTCCGGTACAGCAGTTTCTGCGAAAAACGTCGTCGCTTCCAAGCTAGGATATGGCGGCGCGACTGACCAACAGCAACCTGGAGATCACGCAGCCGTCAGGTCCGGATCAGCTGCACCTGAGCAACAGGGTAAGGGCATTACAGCCCCAGTTACTGAGAAGCCGACAACTGTCTATGAGAAGGTTGCCGGGGCAGGGAGCACCCTGATGTCGATGCTCCCTGGCAGTACAGGGACAGCTGGCAAAGAAGAAATCCACCAGGGTACTGCTACTACCCGGGGCGAGTATGACAAAGCCGGGAAGGACTATTTGTCTGAGAAGTTGAAGCCCGGTGAGGAGGACAGGGCGCTTTCTGAGGTCATATCGGAAAACTCGCATGAGGGTAAGGCCGAGCAGCCTCGGAGTGGTGCTAGGCCTGTCGGGAAAGTGACTGAGTCCGAGGAGGTGAGTAGGCGGTTGGGGCCGGATTATGGGGCTGAGGAGGTCCAGCAGTCTGGCTATGGGAAGGTTATGGCGGATACGCTTAGAGGGGCTGTTGGTTCGTTGTTTGGGAAAGCTGATCAAACCACTGCTTCTCCAGAGTCCCTTGGTTCTTCAACTG GTACAGAGGGTTTCTCTAGTTCTGGCGGTGGAGTGGCGGAGCGCGGAGGTCGCGGCGGTGTGGAGAAGCAGAGACTTGAAGAGTCCGGGAAGTGA
- the LOC103439750 gene encoding low-temperature-induced 65 kDa protein isoform X2 codes for MESQHVGTPPEEEKSVFQKVRDKAKKMKNKFTKHGQGHELDHHDPDEEDGEEEEDLEVHDATTTGSRATGQGDIPKVPMAEFGGTKGTARYDHDPKVPHLEKTDPKKDGVPAASQRTTQIHSVQPAVTPMHDEVLEPRPNYHASTTESLVGHDQIPTQQPKVDFGKTSVMGKAPNAPQNTPLPSLGEYKSKGADQSQTFVSGKEGHLGQSREHIPVSSLGGDYQKTNVADPRQTSVTGKEGHPGQTRVPLHHRGSDDRTPISSRGDNQKTNVTDPSHTSVTGNEGHFGQSKVNLDRPRGLEEDPNAHMADPLAFTPSNDQTKVTGPTNAGGDEIGITPILRSFDKMSMHAGDTKPSNQGSSYTEKASSAASAIADKATSAKNAVASTLGYGGGNNDQREDVNPYTSSPENDSTKSGLHHDVGTNQNLGTGSHDQFCSTHPPNQGGSYTEKVSSATSAVADKSISAEKAVASKLGYGGGNKDQHEFVKPQASSYQTTGTGQNLSTPENPSNQGSYTGKISSATNAISGTAVSAKNVVASKLGYGGATDQQQPGDHAAVRSGSAAPEQQGKGITAPVTEKPTTVYEKVAGAGSTLMSMLPGSTGTAGKEEIHQGTATTRGEYDKAGKDYLSEKLKPGEEDRALSEVISENSHEGKAEQPRSGARPVGKVTESEEVSRRLGPDYGAEEVQQSGYGKVMADTLRGAVGSLFGKADQTTASPESLGSSTGTEGFSSSGGGVAERGGRGGVEKQRLEESGK; via the exons ATGGAGTCGCAACACGTCGGGACGCCCCCAG AGGAGGAGAAGTCGGTTTTCCAGAAGGTAAGGGACAaggcgaagaagatgaagaacaaGTTCACAAAGCATGGTCAAGGCCATGAACTCGATCATCACGATCCCGACGAGGaagatggtgaagaagaagaagaccttGAAGTGCATGATGCAACAA CAACTGGAAGCCGTGCTACGGGGCAAGGAGACATTCCGAAGGTACCAATGGCAGAATTTGGAGGCACGAAAGGAACAGCGAGGTACGATCACGACCCCAAAGTGCCGCATTTGGAGAAGACTGATCCGAAGAAGGATGGCGTACCCGCTGCAAGTCAACGCACTACGCAAATTCATTCCGTTCAGCCAGCAGTGACACCCATGCACGACGAGGTTCTCGAGCCTAGGCCAAATTACCATGCCTCAACGACGGAGTCTCTCGTTGGGCATGATCAAATTCCAACCCAACAGCCCAAAGTCGATTTCGGGAAAACATCTGTAATGGGGAAAGCACCTAATGCCCCACAGAACACTCCTCTGCCTTCTTTGGGAGAGTACAAGTCCAAGGGTGCTGACCAAAGTCAAACTTTCGTTTCTGGGAAAGAAGGGCATTTAGGTCAATCTAGGGAGCACATCCCTGTTTCttcccttggaggagattaccAGAAAACCAATGTCGCTGACCCAAGGCAGACTTCTGTTACTGGGAAAGAAGGGCATCCAGGTCAAACCAGGGTCCCTTTGCACCACCGGGGATCGGACGATCGCACCCCTATTTCCAGTCGTGGAGACAACCAGAAGACCAATGTCACAGACCCAAGTCATACTTCTGTTACCGGAAACGAAGGGCATTTCGGGCAGTCCAAGGTAAACTTGGACCGACCAAGAGGATTGGAGGAGGATCCAAATGCTCATATGGCCGACCCTCTAGCGTTTACTCCTTCAAATGATCAGACTAAAGTTACTGGTCCTACTAATGCTG GTGGGGATGAAATTGGAATTACACCGATTCTCCGCTCGTTTGATAAGATGAGCATGCATGCTGGAGATACCAAGCCATCGAACCAGGGCAGTAGTTACACCGAGAAAGCTTCATCTGCCGCATCCGCTATTGCTGACAAGGCGACATCTGCAAAAAACGCTGTGGCATCCACGTTAGGATATGGCGGAGGGAACAATGATCAACGTGAAGATGTTAATCCTTATACTTCTTCTCCAGAAAATGATTCAACTAAATCAG GATTACACCATGATGTTGGAACAAATCAAAACCTGGGCACTGGAAGCCATGATCAATTTTGTTCTACTCACCCACCGAACCAGGGCGGTAGTTACACAGAAAAAGTTTCATCCGCCACGTCCGCCGTTGCCGACAAGTCAATATCTGCAGAAAAGGCCGTCGCTTCCAAGCTTGGATATGGAGGCGGGAACAAGGATCAGCACGAATTTGTTAAGCCTCAGGCTTCCAGTTATCAAACTACAG GAACAGGACAAAATCTAAGCACTCCTGAGAATCCATCAAACCAGGGGAGCTATACTGGGAAAATATCATCAGCCACTAATGCTATTTCCGGTACAGCAGTTTCTGCGAAAAACGTCGTCGCTTCCAAGCTAGGATATGGCGGCGCGACTGACCAACAGCAACCTGGAGATCACGCAGCCGTCAGGTCCGGATCAGCTGCACCTGAGCAACAGGGTAAGGGCATTACAGCCCCAGTTACTGAGAAGCCGACAACTGTCTATGAGAAGGTTGCCGGGGCAGGGAGCACCCTGATGTCGATGCTCCCTGGCAGTACAGGGACAGCTGGCAAAGAAGAAATCCACCAGGGTACTGCTACTACCCGGGGCGAGTATGACAAAGCCGGGAAGGACTATTTGTCTGAGAAGTTGAAGCCCGGTGAGGAGGACAGGGCGCTTTCTGAGGTCATATCGGAAAACTCGCATGAGGGTAAGGCCGAGCAGCCTCGGAGTGGTGCTAGGCCTGTCGGGAAAGTGACTGAGTCCGAGGAGGTGAGTAGGCGGTTGGGGCCGGATTATGGGGCTGAGGAGGTCCAGCAGTCTGGCTATGGGAAGGTTATGGCGGATACGCTTAGAGGGGCTGTTGGTTCGTTGTTTGGGAAAGCTGATCAAACCACTGCTTCTCCAGAGTCCCTTGGTTCTTCAACTG GTACAGAGGGTTTCTCTAGTTCTGGCGGTGGAGTGGCGGAGCGCGGAGGTCGCGGCGGTGTGGAGAAGCAGAGACTTGAAGAGTCCGGGAAGTGA